The following is a genomic window from Ethanoligenens harbinense YUAN-3.
ACTATTTAATAGTGTAGCAAATATAATGATCGTGATATAATAATTACACGATATACACGTTTTAAGTAATCGTGTGCAATCGTGTAAAACGTGTAAAAACGTGTTACTTTTGTTGAAATCGTCTCAAAAGCTAGATCTATACACATGTCGAGTGTTCATAACGACACTGAACATTCCGCGAATAGGAGTAACCGAAAGGTTGCTCCTATTTTCGTTGTTGCTGAACAGGTAAGACAAAACCCCCAGTTGAACTGGGGGTGGATAAAAAACCTTATAGGACACAAAGACAACCTCCGATGCTACACTAACGAAGGTCTGGCAGCCAACGGAAGATAGCATAGGAGGTTTCTGTCAAATGGATGACGTAAAAAGTCTATCACAATAAAGAGTTCGTAGACCCGTTCACAGGTGGCAAGAATCGGGAGGCATAAAAAAGCCCCCGAATAGGGGGCAACCCGTAATAAAAGTGTGATCGCCAGGCCGATTCGGTGCGCCTTTTAAGGCGCTACCACAGGAGATATGCCTTTATAGGGCTTGTTCAAACCACCGGTTTAACCGGTGATTTTGATCTCTGTGCAGGAAACTGCCAGTATGCAAATGGGGTTTGGGGTGTCCCCAACAAGCGAAGTTCTTGAATTTTTCTGATACAGGAAAAGTGCAAAAACGGGGAAAAACATATACTTTTCTATCGCTTGCCATTTTTATCAGGAATTCGATCCGCGCCGCGATCAGAAAGCTAAATGCCCGAACGCGGTTTCCAGCCCTTTTTATCGGAAATTTTTTACCCTTAAACCGGCCCGGAGCATTGCTTTTCCGGGCCGGTTCTTGATAGCACGGATTATCAACAATGAGTGATAACCTCTTAACCTTGAAATACAACAAGATGCGATCAATAAACAGATTTTCGCAATAATAAAGTCATTTAGTACTGCCCGACAACTATTTCCGAGGTTTTAGCTAATATGTGGTTTTCAATTTTTTCATATAGCTCGTTTAAATAGAACCCATCTTTTAGATCAATCACCTCGCAGTCTAGAGCATAGACGTCAATGGTGTATTTATGATCTTTATCTGGCGGAGTGGGACCGGCATAGTGGCATGTGATATTGGAGTCAATTTCCGCAATGAGGTGTGATGAAAAACTGTTTTTTCCTTGAGTTATTTTTAGAATATTGTTAACACTTGCGTTTTCAGGCAATTCTGATATGTTTCCTGGAATATTACACACGACCCAATGAATCCATGGGAAACCACAAACAGAAACGGCATCATAATCTATCATTGAAATTGCAAAAGACTTTGTGCCTGCAGGTTTTTCCTTAAAGGTAATGGGAAACGATATAACCGGAATATCCTTTAACTTATATATGTCTTCTGCATGTTTGGAGTACTTCCTGGGTAAATATCCATTTTCCTTATTAATTAAAATTTTCATATCGCCACTCCTTTTAATATAATAGATATATAATAAAATATACAAACCAAACATTAATAATAGCAAAGTCTGAAAAACACGAAATCCATAATATTGGTACAATATCCCTCCCGTTATAAGCAATGTAATATTTATAATGGAATAGATGCTTTCCATTATATTTGACATTCTGGGTATATTTGACCCGGCGTTTCGTAATCCAGTCATGCATACCGGACGTGTTGCACCGGATGATAAGCCGAGTAATATCGTTGCAACAATAATCAACAACAAATCATTTGAAAAATACATTGCAACTGAAGCGAGGAGGCATATATTCATTGAATTCATAGCGTATCCAGGTTTTAGTTTTCCTGCAATGAAATTTGACGATATATTACCTAAAAACGTATAGCTTGTCAATATTGCTATAAATCCATATATTGGAATCTTTAAGTCAATAAACAAGTGATAAGGAAGAAATCCCGTGAAGAATGTCAATATTATACCACGGGTAAGGCAGTATACAGTAATATACTTTTTTTCAGTTGATGTCAATTGGACATTGCTCTTTCGATTACTAATTAAATCGACTTTCCCGGGTTCTTTTGGAAGATTTAAGCATACAATTCCTGTTATTACATCAGCTATTATACTTGCTGCGAAAGGAATCCGTGTATCAATATTAAACAAGAAACTTCCAGTTAGACCTGCTATGAGAAGGGAGGCAAACATAAAACTGTTACTTTTTGCTTGAAATTTTCCTCCATCATCAATATAGTAATTGATCAATCTTGTATCACTGCCAGCAGAAATCCCATATCCCAACCCTAGAAATACTTGAGCACAGCAGATTATAAAGACATCTTGGACTAAAATCATTAATAATAGTCCGATGCATTTTGACCCTTCACTTAATAATAGAATTTTTTTGCAGGAGAGATGAGATGAAAGCCGATATTTAATTGGAAGAACTCTTGTGTACATAAATATTGCCAATCCATAGACAGCCATAATACATTCAATTGTAATCAAATTGAATCCTAATTTGTAAAAATAGATAACCAAAAAAGGAAGGTGAAAATAAGCTCTTGAAAAAATGCGATACAAAGATATTTGAATTTTGATTTGCTTATTCAACAGTAATTTCCTCCACATGTAGCGCATTGTCCAGTGCTTTTTTGTCAATATCTCCTTCTCT
Proteins encoded in this region:
- a CDS encoding YbhB/YbcL family Raf kinase inhibitor-like protein produces the protein MITIECIMAVYGLAIFMYTRVLPIKYRLSSHLSCKKILLLSEGSKCIGLLLMILVQDVFIICCAQVFLGLGYGISAGSDTRLINYYIDDGGKFQAKSNSFMFASLLIAGLTGSFLFNIDTRIPFAASIIADVITGIVCLNLPKEPGKVDLISNRKSNVQLTSTEKKYITVYCLTRGIILTFFTGFLPYHLFIDLKIPIYGFIAILTSYTFLGNISSNFIAGKLKPGYAMNSMNICLLASVAMYFSNDLLLIIVATILLGLSSGATRPVCMTGLRNAGSNIPRMSNIMESIYSIINITLLITGGILYQYYGFRVFQTLLLLMFGLYILLYIYYIKRSGDMKILINKENGYLPRKYSKHAEDIYKLKDIPVISFPITFKEKPAGTKSFAISMIDYDAVSVCGFPWIHWVVCNIPGNISELPENASVNNILKITQGKNSFSSHLIAEIDSNITCHYAGPTPPDKDHKYTIDVYALDCEVIDLKDGFYLNELYEKIENHILAKTSEIVVGQY